In the Topomyia yanbarensis strain Yona2022 chromosome 3, ASM3024719v1, whole genome shotgun sequence genome, one interval contains:
- the LOC131689833 gene encoding large ribosomal subunit protein eL39: MSAHKTFRIKQKLAKKLKQNRPIPQWIRMRTGNTIRYNAKRRHWRRTKLKL; the protein is encoded by the exons ATG TCGGCCCATAAGACCTTTAGGATTAAGCAGAAGCTAGCGAAAAAGCTGAAGCAAAACAGACCCATTCCACAGTGGATCAGGATGCGTACGGGTAACACAATCCG TTACAACGCCAAGCGTCGCCACTGGAGACGCACGAAGCTAAAGCTGTAA